A single Paracoccus pantotrophus DNA region contains:
- a CDS encoding DUF1285 domain-containing protein, whose translation MEEKTDNAVSDATGIAAAASRASKKGPPPVHLWNPPFCGDLDMEIRADGSWFYNGTPIGRPEMVRLFASILKREGEDYFLVTPVEKVGIRVIDAPFIAVDAEIGEDIVFTTNVGDRVRAGPEHAIELRGTAEEPRPYVHIRRGLWALIDRKTFYRLADAAMPGASGRMELHSGGTVFPLEP comes from the coding sequence ATGGAGGAAAAGACTGACAATGCCGTGAGCGATGCGACCGGAATCGCCGCCGCGGCCAGCCGCGCCTCGAAAAAGGGGCCGCCGCCGGTGCATCTGTGGAACCCGCCCTTCTGCGGCGACCTGGACATGGAAATCCGCGCCGACGGCAGTTGGTTCTACAACGGCACGCCTATCGGCCGGCCGGAAATGGTGCGGCTTTTCGCCTCGATCCTGAAGCGAGAGGGGGAGGATTACTTCCTCGTCACCCCGGTCGAAAAAGTCGGCATCCGCGTAATCGACGCGCCCTTCATCGCCGTCGATGCCGAAATCGGCGAAGACATCGTCTTCACCACCAATGTGGGCGACCGGGTGCGCGCCGGACCCGAGCATGCGATCGAGCTGCGCGGGACGGCCGAGGAACCCCGGCCCTATGTCCATATCCGCCGCGGTCTTTGGGCGCTGATCGACCGCAAGACATTCTACCGACTGGCCGATGCGGCTATGCCCGGCGCGAGCGGGCGTATGGAATTGCACTCGGGAGGGACGGTCTTTCCCCTGGAGCCCTGA
- a CDS encoding type 1 glutamine amidotransferase family protein: MIVLADQIGLAEEPDLREWVEGGGLLIRFAGPRMAASERLAEEPLLPVRLRAGGRDVGGALAWGEPRSVAPFAADGPFAGLSVPNDTTVRAQLLAEPAPDLADRSIARLSDGTPLVTRTVLGQGQLVLFHTTANAEWSNLAISGLFVEMLDRLVRSARASAAAPEADRAEQPFWLPELVLDGFGRTTEAEGLAPVAAADFARGPAPGAPAGLYRGGERVAALNAGGPMAPADWPGARIERGAQAPGLDLRGWLVALAAVLFALDALGSAWLARGRQGAMA; this comes from the coding sequence GTGATCGTGCTGGCCGACCAGATCGGCCTGGCCGAGGAGCCGGACCTGCGCGAATGGGTCGAGGGCGGCGGGCTGCTGATCCGCTTTGCCGGGCCGCGCATGGCCGCCTCGGAACGGCTGGCCGAGGAGCCGTTGCTGCCGGTGCGGCTGCGCGCCGGCGGGCGCGATGTCGGCGGTGCCCTGGCCTGGGGCGAGCCGCGCAGCGTCGCACCCTTTGCCGCCGACGGGCCCTTCGCGGGGCTCTCGGTGCCGAACGATACGACCGTGCGCGCGCAACTCCTGGCCGAGCCGGCTCCGGACCTGGCCGACCGCAGCATCGCCCGGCTTTCGGACGGCACGCCGCTGGTGACGCGCACGGTTCTGGGGCAGGGGCAGCTGGTCCTGTTTCACACCACGGCAAACGCGGAATGGTCGAATCTGGCGATCTCGGGCCTGTTCGTCGAGATGCTGGACCGGCTGGTGCGCAGCGCACGGGCCAGCGCCGCCGCGCCCGAGGCGGACCGCGCCGAACAGCCCTTCTGGCTGCCGGAACTGGTGCTGGACGGTTTCGGCCGCACGACCGAGGCCGAGGGGTTGGCGCCGGTCGCCGCCGCCGATTTCGCGCGCGGCCCGGCGCCCGGCGCCCCGGCCGGGCTTTATCGCGGCGGCGAGCGGGTGGCGGCGCTGAACGCCGGCGGGCCGATGGCGCCGGCCGACTGGCCCGGCGCCCGTATCGAGCGCGGGGCGCAGGCGCCGGGCCTGGACCTGCGCGGCTGGCTGGTCGCGCTGGCGGCGGTCCTTTTTGCGCTGGATGCGCTGGGCAGCGCCTGGCTGGCACGCGGCAGGCAGGGGGCGATGGCATGA
- a CDS encoding hydroxypyruvate isomerase family protein, with product MARFAANLTYLFTEMPMLQRFAAAKRAGFRGVEILFPYDLAVKELSQAAQAAGVEFVLMNTPPPNWAGGPRGFAAEPGNESRFRGDFDRALRFGRALGVKHLHVMAGKAQGGLARRTFVENLKWACARDARTSLTIEPMNRNDMPGYFLDSFELAAEILDEVGAPNLGLQFDVYHAQMIHRDALTVWQRHAPRVRHVQISDWPSRHEPRQGDIDFAELFHAIDAAGYRGWVSAEYTPRSSTEAGLRWLRLA from the coding sequence ATGGCGCGATTCGCCGCCAACCTGACCTATCTGTTCACCGAAATGCCCATGCTGCAGCGCTTCGCCGCCGCAAAACGCGCGGGCTTTCGCGGGGTGGAGATCCTGTTTCCCTATGACCTCGCGGTCAAGGAACTGTCCCAGGCCGCGCAGGCGGCGGGGGTGGAATTCGTGCTGATGAACACGCCACCGCCGAACTGGGCCGGCGGCCCGCGCGGCTTCGCCGCCGAGCCGGGCAACGAATCGCGCTTTCGCGGCGATTTCGACCGCGCCCTGCGCTTTGGCCGCGCGCTGGGGGTCAAGCACCTGCATGTGATGGCCGGCAAGGCCCAGGGCGGGCTGGCGCGGCGCACCTTCGTCGAGAACCTGAAATGGGCCTGCGCCCGCGACGCCCGCACCAGCCTGACCATCGAGCCGATGAACCGCAACGACATGCCGGGCTATTTCCTGGACAGTTTCGAACTGGCAGCCGAGATCCTGGACGAGGTCGGTGCCCCCAACCTGGGGCTGCAATTCGACGTCTACCATGCGCAGATGATCCATCGCGATGCGCTGACCGTCTGGCAGCGCCACGCGCCGCGGGTGCGGCATGTCCAGATCTCCGACTGGCCCAGCCGGCACGAACCCCGGCAGGGGGACATCGACTTCGCCGAGCTGTTCCATGCCATCGACGCCGCGGGCTATCGCGGCTGGGTAAGCGCGGAATACACCCCCCGCAGCTCGACCGAGGCCGGGCTGCGCTGGCTGCGGCTGGCCTGA
- a CDS encoding IS5 family transposase (programmed frameshift): MSRRTLTDEQWERIGPLLPGKAGDRGRSAADNRLFIDAILWLARGASPWRDLPPELGHWKSVYTRFRRWSRAGVWERLFRELSADPDFEYVLVDATISKVHADATFVKRGLEAHATGRSRGGLTTKIHAAVDAPGLPVRFAITPGHWADSPQAEGLIHGLAGVGHVIADAGYDTEALRRFIAGDLRATAQIKRNRSRAGSRPLDRTLSGERHLVECFFNRLKRFRRIALRCEKTVASLKAFVDLACAMAAIA, translated from the exons TTGAGCAGGCGGACGCTGACAGACGAGCAATGGGAACGGATCGGGCCTCTGTTGCCCGGCAAGGCTGGTGATCGGGGCCGCAGCGCTGCGGACAATCGGCTGTTCATCGACGCGATCCTGTGGTTGGCACGAGGTGCTTCGCCCTGGCGCGACCTGCCGCCGGAACTGGGGCACTGGAAGAGCGTCTACACCCGGTTCCGCCGCTGGTCCCGCGCCGGGGTCTGGGAGCGTCTTTTCAGGGAGTTGAGCGCCGATCCCGACTTCGAATATGTGCTGGTCGATGCCACCATTTCCAAGGTCCACGCAGATGCGACCT TCGTAAAACGGGGGCTTGAGGCTCACGCCACCGGCCGCTCTCGGGGTGGGCTGACGACCAAGATCCATGCTGCGGTGGACGCGCCTGGCCTCCCGGTCCGGTTCGCGATCACGCCGGGCCATTGGGCCGACAGCCCGCAGGCCGAGGGGCTGATCCACGGCCTTGCGGGCGTCGGCCATGTCATCGCCGACGCCGGATACGACACCGAGGCGTTGCGCCGCTTCATCGCCGGCGACCTGCGCGCCACCGCACAGATCAAGCGCAACCGAAGCCGCGCCGGAAGCCGACCGCTGGATCGGACGCTCTCCGGGGAACGCCACCTTGTGGAGTGCTTCTTCAACCGCCTCAAACGATTCCGCCGGATCGCGCTCCGATGCGAGAAAACCGTCGCCTCCTTAAAGGCATTCGTCGACCTCGCCTGCGCAATGGCAGCGATCGCCTAA
- a CDS encoding DUF4159 domain-containing protein codes for MRWLLTFAALVWAGALWAQDDPAAPPDPQLVRAADEVALAYVVTGDAEVDAASEAGLRGLSHVLTARTTVEPGAPIGIDPERDDLSLLTFLYWPVTEAQAPPSPQAYVRLNHFLRSGGMILFDTRDGDIAGLGGPDGGAALQALAAPLDIPPLAPIPADHVITRSFYLLRDFPGRYQGREVWAEAPPADAQAAEGVPFRNLNDGVSPVIIGGNAWAEAWAVDENGLPMFSIGSGFEGERQREMAYRFGVNLVMYVLTGNYKSDQVHVPALLERLRQEEVVQ; via the coding sequence ATGAGATGGCTTTTGACCTTTGCCGCGCTGGTCTGGGCCGGCGCGCTTTGGGCCCAGGACGATCCCGCGGCCCCGCCCGATCCCCAATTGGTGCGCGCCGCCGACGAGGTGGCGCTGGCCTATGTCGTGACCGGCGATGCCGAGGTCGATGCCGCCTCCGAGGCCGGGCTGCGCGGCCTGTCCCATGTCCTGACCGCCCGCACCACGGTCGAGCCGGGCGCGCCCATCGGCATCGACCCGGAACGGGACGACCTGTCGCTGCTGACCTTTCTTTACTGGCCGGTGACCGAGGCGCAGGCCCCGCCCTCGCCCCAGGCCTATGTCCGGCTGAACCATTTCCTGCGCTCGGGCGGGATGATCCTTTTCGACACCCGCGACGGCGATATCGCGGGCCTGGGCGGGCCCGACGGCGGCGCCGCGCTTCAGGCGCTGGCGGCGCCCCTGGACATCCCGCCGCTGGCGCCGATCCCCGCCGATCACGTCATCACCCGCAGCTTCTACCTGCTCAGGGATTTTCCCGGCCGCTACCAGGGCCGCGAGGTCTGGGCCGAGGCGCCCCCCGCCGATGCCCAGGCGGCCGAGGGCGTGCCCTTCCGCAATCTCAACGACGGCGTCTCGCCGGTCATCATCGGCGGCAACGCCTGGGCCGAGGCCTGGGCGGTGGATGAGAACGGCCTGCCCATGTTCAGCATCGGCTCGGGCTTCGAGGGCGAGCGCCAGCGCGAGATGGCCTATCGTTTCGGCGTCAACCTGGTGATGTATGTGCTGACCGGGAACTACAAATCCGACCAGGTACACGTGCCCGCCCTGCTCGAGCGGCTGCGGCAGGAGGAGGTCGTGCAATGA
- a CDS encoding FMN-binding negative transcriptional regulator: protein MYIPPHFHEIDPQEIAALIEASPLACIVAQTSEGLIANHVPLLAGPGGTLIGHVALANDMHRLIAEGQEVLAIFRGEDGYVSPNFYPTKPEHHRHVPTWNHQVVHVHGGIAFQHDEHAKRAAVGLLTRSHERRVNGAEAWRMADAPADYMQQMLAGIVAFRIAIRRTLAKSKLSQNREAPDYHGAIAGLRASGREAMAEAMARRRPKDA from the coding sequence ATGTATATCCCGCCGCATTTCCACGAGATCGACCCGCAGGAGATCGCCGCCCTCATCGAGGCGTCGCCCCTGGCCTGCATCGTGGCGCAGACCTCCGAGGGGTTGATCGCCAACCATGTCCCGCTGCTGGCCGGTCCCGGCGGCACGCTGATCGGCCATGTGGCCCTGGCCAACGACATGCACCGGCTGATCGCCGAGGGCCAGGAGGTGCTGGCGATCTTTCGCGGCGAGGACGGCTATGTCTCGCCGAACTTCTACCCGACCAAGCCCGAGCATCACCGCCACGTCCCGACCTGGAACCACCAGGTGGTCCATGTCCATGGCGGCATCGCCTTCCAGCATGACGAGCATGCCAAGCGCGCGGCGGTCGGCCTGCTGACCCGCAGCCACGAACGGCGGGTGAACGGCGCCGAGGCCTGGCGCATGGCCGATGCACCGGCCGATTACATGCAGCAGATGCTGGCCGGAATCGTCGCCTTCCGCATCGCGATCCGCCGGACGCTGGCCAAATCCAAGCTGAGCCAGAACCGCGAGGCGCCCGACTATCACGGGGCCATTGCGGGGCTGCGGGCCAGCGGGCGCGAGGCGATGGCCGAAGCGATGGCAAGGCGGCGGCCAAAGGACGCCTAG
- a CDS encoding DUF58 domain-containing protein translates to MKPQADQLRAGAEAASAALPALMLSAERLAAALVPGAHGQRRAGMGEDFWQYRPATAGDTARSIDWRRSARSDAQFVRDREAQVAQSAAIWVSAAAGMDYAGGADRPGKRDRANLLALALAMALLAGGERVALAGQPPRPGRLQAERLAEALVARPLLDRDEDAPPAEALRPGQRVVLFDDFLGDPQPVLDYLARAAVLGVQGVLMQVLDPDEDGFPWRGAVLFRSASGALRHDTRDAAGLRAAYLARLAERRAQLTGAARMAGWHFGMHDTGAAPSQALLWLWSVLEG, encoded by the coding sequence GTGAAACCCCAGGCCGATCAGCTGCGCGCCGGCGCCGAGGCAGCCTCGGCCGCCCTGCCTGCGCTGATGCTGTCGGCCGAGCGGCTGGCGGCGGCGCTGGTGCCCGGCGCGCATGGCCAGCGCCGTGCCGGCATGGGCGAGGATTTCTGGCAATACCGTCCCGCCACCGCGGGCGACACGGCGCGCAGCATCGACTGGCGCCGCTCGGCCCGGTCGGATGCGCAATTCGTCCGCGACCGCGAGGCGCAGGTGGCGCAATCGGCGGCGATCTGGGTCTCGGCCGCGGCGGGCATGGATTATGCGGGCGGCGCGGACCGGCCCGGCAAGCGCGACCGTGCCAACCTGCTGGCGCTGGCGCTGGCCATGGCGCTGCTGGCCGGGGGCGAGCGCGTCGCCTTGGCCGGCCAGCCGCCGCGCCCCGGCCGGCTTCAGGCCGAGCGCCTGGCCGAGGCGCTGGTCGCGCGCCCGCTGCTCGACCGCGACGAGGACGCCCCCCCGGCCGAGGCCCTGCGTCCCGGCCAGCGCGTCGTCCTGTTCGACGATTTCCTGGGCGATCCGCAGCCGGTGCTGGACTACCTGGCCCGTGCCGCCGTCCTGGGGGTTCAGGGCGTGCTGATGCAGGTGCTGGACCCGGACGAGGACGGATTTCCCTGGCGCGGCGCGGTGCTGTTCCGCTCGGCCTCGGGGGCCTTGCGCCACGATACGCGCGACGCGGCCGGACTGCGCGCGGCCTATCTGGCGCGGCTGGCCGAGCGGCGGGCGCAACTGACGGGCGCCGCGCGCATGGCGGGCTGGCATTTCGGCATGCATGACACCGGCGCGGCGCCGTCGCAGGCGCTGCTGTGGCTCTGGTCGGTGCTGGAGGGCTGA
- the fabZ gene encoding 3-hydroxyacyl-ACP dehydratase FabZ translates to MAAAPNDDQTAYIPPTEVDLAMIKRILPHRYPFLLVDRVRDIVPGESCVGVKNVTSNEPHFEGHFPQEPVMPGVLIIEAMAQSAAVLVGVTLDLADKGMGTYFMSIDKCRFRQKVVPGDVLELHMKTLRGGGKIWKFEGRALVNGQLAAEAEVMAMLNRGENG, encoded by the coding sequence ATGGCCGCCGCCCCCAACGATGACCAGACCGCCTACATCCCGCCGACCGAAGTCGATCTGGCGATGATCAAGCGCATCTTGCCGCATCGCTATCCCTTCCTGCTGGTGGACCGCGTCCGCGACATCGTGCCGGGCGAAAGCTGCGTCGGCGTCAAGAACGTGACCTCGAACGAGCCGCATTTCGAGGGGCATTTCCCGCAGGAGCCGGTGATGCCCGGCGTGCTGATCATCGAGGCCATGGCGCAATCGGCCGCGGTGCTGGTCGGCGTCACGCTGGATCTCGCCGACAAGGGCATGGGCACCTATTTCATGTCGATCGACAAGTGCCGTTTCCGCCAGAAGGTCGTGCCGGGCGACGTGCTGGAACTGCACATGAAGACCCTGCGCGGCGGCGGCAAGATCTGGAAGTTCGAGGGCCGCGCCCTGGTCAACGGCCAGCTTGCCGCCGAGGCCGAGGTCATGGCCATGCTGAACCGTGGCGAGAATGGCTGA
- a CDS encoding LpxI family protein gives MSRIALIAGEGNLAPAIAAALDRPLVYALDNLKPQVEARPFRLERLVPFLDELAEQGVTQAVFAGAIRRPRIEPELFDPRTLTIVPRILMGMQSGDDAALRAVLDVFEEAGISICSVDQILPDLVPGEGVLTGEPSPRDQKDAARAAEIVSGLGALDIGQGAVVAQGLCLAVEALPGTQAMLEFARLHAGLKPDPNGPGGVLYKAPKPGQDRRIDLPTIGPDTVTQAAEAGLAGIAWEAGSVILLDRAEAMRRAQAAGLFLWGRG, from the coding sequence ATGAGCCGCATCGCCCTGATCGCCGGCGAGGGCAACCTCGCCCCCGCCATTGCCGCGGCACTGGACCGGCCGCTGGTCTATGCGCTGGACAACCTGAAGCCGCAGGTCGAGGCTAGGCCCTTTCGCCTCGAACGGCTGGTGCCCTTTCTGGACGAACTGGCCGAGCAGGGCGTGACCCAGGCGGTATTCGCCGGCGCCATCCGACGCCCCAGGATCGAGCCCGAGCTTTTCGACCCCCGGACCCTGACCATCGTGCCGCGCATCCTGATGGGGATGCAGTCGGGCGACGACGCGGCGCTGCGCGCGGTCCTGGACGTTTTCGAGGAAGCCGGCATATCCATTTGCTCCGTCGATCAGATCCTTCCCGATCTCGTGCCGGGCGAAGGTGTTCTGACGGGCGAGCCGAGCCCGCGCGACCAGAAGGATGCCGCCCGCGCCGCCGAGATCGTCTCCGGCCTCGGCGCGCTGGATATCGGCCAGGGCGCGGTGGTGGCGCAAGGGCTCTGCCTTGCCGTCGAGGCGCTGCCGGGCACCCAGGCCATGCTGGAATTCGCGCGGCTGCACGCGGGCCTGAAGCCCGATCCCAACGGGCCGGGCGGCGTGCTCTACAAGGCGCCGAAACCCGGCCAGGACCGGCGCATCGACCTGCCGACCATCGGCCCCGACACCGTGACCCAGGCCGCCGAGGCCGGGCTTGCGGGGATCGCCTGGGAGGCGGGCAGCGTCATCCTGCTGGACAGGGCCGAGGCAATGCGCCGCGCCCAGGCGGCGGGACTGTTTCTCTGGGGGCGCGGATGA
- the lpxA gene encoding acyl-ACP--UDP-N-acetylglucosamine O-acyltransferase encodes MAETRIHPSAVVDPAARIGEGCEIGPFCVLGPEVSLGRGVVLKSHVVVAGETAIGDETTVFPFASLGEVPQDLKFRGERTRLEIGARNRIREYVTMNPGTEGGGGVTRIGDDGLFMAGSHVAHDCRLGDRVILVNNASVAGHCVLEDDVIVGGLSGVHQWVRIGRGAMIGAVTMVTADVIPFGLVQGPRGHLDGLNLVGLKRRGASREEIHALRDMLAHLGRGSFRDTARHLAESENGPMVREVLDFILGPSDRSFLAPHP; translated from the coding sequence ATGGCTGAGACCCGCATCCATCCCTCGGCCGTCGTGGATCCCGCCGCGAGGATCGGCGAGGGATGCGAGATCGGCCCGTTCTGCGTTCTCGGCCCCGAGGTCAGCCTGGGCCGGGGCGTGGTGCTGAAATCGCATGTCGTGGTGGCGGGCGAGACCGCGATCGGCGACGAGACCACGGTCTTCCCCTTCGCCTCGCTGGGCGAGGTGCCGCAGGATCTGAAGTTCCGCGGCGAGCGCACGCGGCTGGAAATCGGCGCCCGCAACCGTATCCGCGAATATGTGACGATGAATCCCGGCACCGAGGGCGGCGGCGGCGTGACCCGCATCGGCGACGACGGGCTGTTCATGGCCGGCAGCCATGTCGCGCATGATTGCCGGCTCGGCGACCGGGTGATCCTGGTCAACAATGCCTCGGTCGCCGGGCATTGCGTGCTGGAGGACGACGTGATCGTCGGCGGGCTCTCTGGCGTGCATCAATGGGTGCGCATCGGCCGCGGCGCGATGATCGGCGCGGTGACGATGGTGACGGCCGACGTGATCCCCTTCGGCCTGGTGCAGGGGCCGCGCGGCCACCTGGACGGGCTGAACCTGGTGGGGCTGAAGCGCCGCGGCGCCTCGCGCGAGGAAATCCACGCGCTGCGCGACATGCTGGCGCATCTGGGCCGGGGCAGTTTCCGCGACACCGCCCGGCACCTTGCCGAGTCCGAGAACGGCCCGATGGTGCGCGAGGTGCTGGATTTTATCCTCGGCCCCTCGGACCGCAGCTTCCTGGCGCCCCATCCATGA
- a CDS encoding AAA family ATPase: MAENEKLVSEVLTLTDRLAQARASVERRFVGQHAVVEQVLAAILSGGHALLVGQPGLGKTMLVDTLATVLGLDSARIQFTPDLMPADILGSEVLDIRPDGTRAFRFIEGPVFTRLLMADEINRASPRTQSALLQAMQEGEVTIGGEHRPLDRPFHVLATQNPIEQEGTYPLPEAQLDRFLLQIDVDYPDRDTERAILLATTGVEQGRAHAVFDAEGLVAAQGLIRRMPVGETVLNAILDLVRAARPGAPEAPGWIAETLVWGPGPRAAQALTLVTRARAALNGRFAPTLDDVEAMAAPVLRHRMALSFAARARGETIEGVIARLLGDRMRAAA; encoded by the coding sequence ATGGCCGAGAATGAGAAACTGGTTTCCGAAGTCCTGACGCTGACCGACCGCCTGGCCCAGGCCCGCGCCAGCGTCGAGCGCCGCTTCGTCGGCCAGCATGCCGTGGTCGAACAGGTTCTGGCGGCGATCCTGTCGGGCGGCCATGCGCTGCTGGTCGGCCAGCCGGGCCTGGGCAAGACCATGCTGGTCGATACGCTGGCCACGGTGCTGGGGCTCGACTCGGCGCGCATCCAGTTCACCCCCGACCTGATGCCGGCCGACATCCTGGGCTCCGAGGTGCTGGACATCCGGCCCGACGGCACCCGCGCTTTCCGCTTCATCGAGGGACCGGTCTTTACCCGGCTCCTGATGGCCGACGAGATCAACCGCGCCAGCCCGCGCACGCAATCGGCGCTGTTGCAGGCCATGCAGGAGGGCGAGGTCACCATCGGCGGCGAACACCGGCCGCTGGACCGGCCCTTCCATGTCCTTGCCACCCAGAACCCGATCGAGCAGGAGGGTACCTATCCGCTGCCCGAGGCGCAGCTCGACCGTTTCCTGCTGCAGATCGACGTGGACTATCCCGACCGCGACACCGAACGCGCCATCCTGCTGGCGACGACCGGGGTCGAGCAGGGCCGGGCCCATGCCGTCTTCGACGCCGAGGGGCTGGTCGCGGCGCAGGGGCTGATCCGGCGCATGCCGGTGGGCGAGACGGTACTGAACGCGATCCTGGACCTGGTGCGCGCGGCGCGTCCCGGCGCGCCCGAGGCGCCGGGCTGGATCGCCGAGACGCTGGTCTGGGGGCCGGGGCCGCGCGCGGCGCAGGCGCTGACGCTGGTCACGCGGGCGCGGGCGGCGCTGAACGGCCGCTTTGCGCCGACGCTCGACGATGTCGAGGCGATGGCCGCCCCGGTCCTGCGCCACCGCATGGCGCTGAGCTTTGCCGCCCGCGCCCGCGGCGAGACCATCGAGGGCGTGATCGCGCGCCTTCTGGGCGACCGGATGCGGGCGGCGGCGTGA
- a CDS encoding BatA domain-containing protein, with amino-acid sequence MLLIGPIGFLTPWILAALAALPVLWLILRAMPPSPRLVRFPGTRLLLGLKDPHPVARHTPWWLLLLRVLAIAALILGFAGPVWKPSPDQAGQGPLLVVMDAGWAAAPDWPQRQARALRALDRAAAAGQPAALLVANGTATGALPFLPATELAAQLRALRPAAWETRYPPDPQAALAEAPAGLSVLWLSDGLDHPGRAEWLAALSGRSSVTVVPPEGAQQTLELVAGDQPALRLRSTGTAAPEVLAIGLDPQGMPRELARLKPGESAQDRGVTSWLVPIDLPSELRNRITRFEIEGQASAGAVLLADDSLRRRKVALAGDDRAGEGQRLLSPLHYLRRALAPTTDLIEGGWATFCRPRPT; translated from the coding sequence ATGCTGCTGATCGGTCCCATCGGCTTCCTGACGCCCTGGATCCTGGCGGCGCTGGCGGCGCTGCCGGTGCTGTGGCTGATCCTGCGCGCCATGCCGCCCTCGCCCAGGCTGGTGCGGTTTCCAGGCACGCGGCTGCTGCTGGGGCTCAAGGATCCGCATCCGGTGGCGCGGCACACGCCATGGTGGCTGCTTCTGCTGCGGGTGCTGGCGATCGCGGCCTTGATCCTGGGCTTTGCCGGCCCGGTGTGGAAACCCTCGCCGGATCAGGCCGGGCAAGGGCCCCTGCTGGTCGTGATGGATGCCGGCTGGGCGGCGGCGCCCGACTGGCCGCAGCGCCAGGCCCGCGCCCTGCGGGCGCTGGACCGCGCCGCGGCGGCGGGACAGCCGGCGGCGCTGCTCGTGGCCAACGGCACCGCGACCGGCGCGCTGCCCTTCCTGCCCGCGACCGAGCTTGCGGCGCAGCTGCGCGCCCTGCGCCCGGCGGCATGGGAGACGCGCTATCCCCCCGATCCTCAGGCTGCGCTGGCCGAGGCCCCGGCGGGCCTGTCGGTGCTGTGGCTCAGCGACGGGCTGGACCATCCCGGCCGGGCGGAATGGCTGGCGGCGCTTTCCGGGCGCAGCAGCGTGACCGTGGTGCCGCCCGAAGGCGCGCAGCAGACGCTGGAACTGGTGGCGGGCGACCAGCCGGCGCTGCGGCTGCGCTCGACGGGGACCGCGGCGCCCGAGGTGCTGGCCATCGGTCTCGATCCGCAGGGCATGCCGCGCGAACTGGCGCGGCTGAAGCCCGGCGAGAGCGCGCAGGATCGCGGCGTGACCAGCTGGCTGGTGCCCATCGACCTGCCCTCGGAATTGCGCAACCGCATCACCCGCTTCGAGATCGAGGGCCAGGCTTCGGCCGGGGCGGTTCTGCTGGCCGACGATTCCCTGCGCCGGCGCAAGGTCGCGCTGGCGGGCGACGACCGCGCCGGCGAGGGGCAGCGCCTGCTGTCGCCCCTGCATTACCTGCGCCGGGCCCTGGCGCCGACCACCGACCTGATCGAGGGGGGCTGGGCGACGTTCTGCAGGCCGCGCCCGACGTGA